One genomic window of Diospyros lotus cultivar Yz01 chromosome 8, ASM1463336v1, whole genome shotgun sequence includes the following:
- the LOC127808827 gene encoding patellin-3-like translates to MAEETTVLPETAPTKVAEDVVVVSDVPVAEKPTAPEKQLPPSPPEKPAAEEVLEVEVEVEKIKDDKIIESASFKEESNVVGELPDPQKKALEELKLLVQEALNKHEFTALPPSAATAEEPKSEDKSEDVGESDIPPPPPPATMEELPAKSEAEEAAAAAPPPAQIKEEEKVASPPPPPEAVVKPTESKEEEKAAAAAEGPEPVVVVAEVVEKVTAAVDEDGAKTVEAIEETIVPVSAPDAPAPAPAPAPAQAPAPATEAPPEEPEKEPAAAAGSAPPAPEEVSIWGIPLLADERSDVILLKFLRARDFKVKEAFIMLKNTVRWRKDFGIESLLEENLGSELEKVVFMHGVDKEGHPVCYNAYGEFQNKELYQNAFADKEKRQKFLRWRIQFLEKSIRKLDFTPDRGICTFVQVNDLKNSPGPSKRELRIATNQALQLLQDNYPEFLAKQVFINVPWWYLAFFRMISPFLTQRTKSKFVFAGHSKSAETLFKYIAPEQVPVQFGGLSREGEQEFTAADPVTEEIIKPASKQTVEFPVPEACTLIWEARVVGWDVNFGAEFVPTAEGEYTVIVQKNRKFLPADETVISYSFRSMGPGKLVLTFNNQTSKKKKLLYRMKTKSSD, encoded by the exons ATGGCAGAGGAGACTACGGTCCTTCCTGAAACCGCCCCGACCAAGGTGGCTGAGGATGTTGTAGTCGTTTCCGACGTCCCCGTCGCGGAGAAGCCTACAGCGCCGGAGAAACAATTGCCGCCTTCGCCTCCGGAGAAGCCGGCTGCCGAGGAAGTGCTCGAGGTCGAGGTCGAGGTCGAGAAGATCAAGGATGATAAGATCATCGAGTCGGCTTCTTTCAAGGAGGAATCCAACGTGGTCGGTGAACTACCGGACCCGCAGAAGAAGGCGCTGGAGGAGCTCAAGCTGCTCGTTCAGGAAGCGCTTAACAAGCACGAGTTCACTGCTCTGCCGCCGTCTGCGGCTACTGCGGAAGAGCCGAAATCCGAGGATAAAAGTGAAGACGTAGGGGAGTCGGATATTCCACCTCCGCCGCCTCCGGCGACGATGGAAGAACTACCTGCGAAGTCCGAGGCAGaagaggcggcggcggcggcaccGCCACCGGCTCAAatcaaggaagaagagaaggttgcttctccgccgccgccgccagaGGCGGTGGTAAAACCCACTGAGTCCAAGGAGGAAGagaaggcggcggcggcggcggaagGTCCCGAGCCTGTAGTGGTGGTTGCCGAAGTGGTCGAGAAAGTCACCGCCGCCGTCGACGAGGACGGTGCCAAGACTGTCGAAGCAATCGAGGAGACAATTGTCCCCGTCTCTGCTCCCGATGCTCCTGCTCCTGCTCCGGCTCCGGCTCCCGCTCAGGCTCCGGCTCCGGCCACGGAGGCTCCTCCGGAAGAGCCGGAAAAGGAACCGGCAGCTGCCGCCGGCTCTGCACCGCCGGCGCCGGAGGAGGTCTCCATCTGGGGAATTCCGCTGCTCGCGGACGAGAGAAGCGACGTCATCCTCCTAAAATTCCTCCGAGCCAGGGACTTCAAAGTGAAAGAAGCTTTTATCATGCTCAAGAACACGGTACGGTGGCGCAAAGACTTCGGAATCGAGTCCCTTCTGGAAGAAAACCTCGGTAGCGAGCTTGAGAAGGTGGTTTTCATGCACGGAGTAGATAAAGAAGGCCACCCAGTTTGCTACAACGCTTACGGAGAGTTCCAGAACAAGGAATTGTACCAAAACGCATTTGCAGACAAAGAGAAGCGCCAGAAATTCCTTCGATGGAGAATCCAATTCCTGGAGAAAAGCATCAGAAAACTCGACTTCACGCCCGATCGTGGCATATGCACCTTCGTTCAGGTCAATGATCTCAAGAACTCGCCTGGACCCTCCAAGAGGGAGCTTCGTATTGCCACCAACCAAGCCCTCCAATTGCTTCAGGACAATTACCCTGAGTTCCTCGCCAAACAG GTGTTTATCAATGTTCCCTGGTGGTACTTGGCCTTCTTTAGGATGATCAGTCCTTTCCTCACCCAAAGGACCAAGAGCAAGTTTGTTTTTGCTGGCCATTCCAAATCTGCTGAAACCCTCTTCAA atacATAGCACCTGAACAAGTACCTGTACAGTTTGGTGGGCTTAGCAGGGAGGGCGAGCAAGAATTCACCGCTGCTGATCCTGTCACCGAAGAGATTATCAAGCCTGCAAGCAAACAAACTGTCGAATTCCCGGTTCCTGAG GCTTGCACTTTGATTTGGGAGGCTAGAGTAGTTGGATGGGATGTGAATTTTGGAGCTGAATTTGTGCCCACTGCTGAGGGCGAATACACTGTGATTGTACAGAAGAACAGAAAATTCCTACCAGCCGATGAAACAGTGATCTCTTATAGCTTCAGGTCTATGGGACCAGGTAAGCTGGTGTTGACATTTAACAACCAAACAtctaagaagaagaagctccTCTACAGGATGAAGACCAAGTCCTCTGATTGA